Proteins encoded by one window of Salinigranum rubrum:
- a CDS encoding anthrone oxygenase family protein, whose protein sequence is MGLIGTLEPLVVFLVASSTILCGLMAGLFFAYSVSVVLTLDTLSASSYTRVMQSINEEILNPLFGVSFGGAIIVPTVGAFLVFIEGLWTALFGQLFLAGTVIYLVGTAGVTLLVSVPMNNTIAGWSIESPPTGWEEVRARWKRWNHVRTVAAFISFVLYVVATLSLSASFVEPF, encoded by the coding sequence GTGGGTCTGATCGGCACTTTGGAGCCGCTCGTCGTATTTTTAGTGGCTTCGTCCACGATCCTTTGTGGACTCATGGCCGGGCTATTTTTTGCCTATTCAGTGAGCGTAGTCCTGACGCTCGACACGCTCTCGGCGTCGTCGTACACCCGCGTGATGCAATCGATCAACGAGGAGATCCTGAACCCGCTATTCGGCGTTTCTTTCGGCGGCGCAATCATCGTACCGACCGTGGGTGCGTTTCTGGTGTTCATTGAGGGCCTCTGGACTGCCCTGTTCGGCCAGTTGTTCCTCGCCGGGACCGTGATCTATCTCGTCGGGACGGCCGGGGTCACTCTGTTGGTCAGCGTCCCGATGAACAACACCATCGCCGGATGGTCGATCGAGTCGCCACCGACCGGGTGGGAAGAAGTTCGGGCCCGGTGGAAGCGGTGGAACCACGTTCGTACGGTTGCGGCATTCATCTCGTTCGTGTTGTACGTCGTAGCTACCCTGTCGCTCAGTGCATCGTTCGTCGAGCCGTTCTGA
- a CDS encoding SDR family oxidoreductase encodes MTQRTPSSVLVTGASGRTGHELLAVLRRTSLHVRALTRSEHNRTLLQANGADEVVVGDLLEPVGARRAVEGCDAILFAAGSSLTTGLLRPHRVIDRDGVINLVDAAADTTVHKFVFQSSIGAGNSRLGMPLWARLLVLRWAVRDKERAEQALRDSDIDHIIFRPGWLRGDPPSTEVILAEGGGAMTGSVPRVDVARLMVAALVSPEATNRTFEVVTRESMNRTDPDKFVDVEWNDRFKTVVPASHE; translated from the coding sequence ATGACCCAACGAACCCCATCAAGCGTTCTCGTCACCGGTGCGAGTGGTCGCACCGGCCACGAGCTCTTGGCAGTACTACGTAGAACCTCGTTGCACGTACGTGCCTTAACCCGATCGGAGCACAACCGCACATTACTCCAGGCGAATGGTGCCGACGAGGTCGTGGTCGGTGACTTGCTGGAGCCGGTGGGTGCCCGAAGGGCTGTTGAGGGATGTGACGCGATCCTCTTTGCTGCCGGCTCAAGCCTTACCACCGGCCTTCTTCGACCCCACCGAGTCATCGACAGGGACGGCGTGATTAATCTGGTTGACGCAGCTGCGGACACGACCGTTCACAAGTTCGTCTTCCAGAGTTCCATTGGCGCCGGCAACTCCCGTCTGGGAATGCCGCTCTGGGCTCGATTACTCGTTCTTCGGTGGGCGGTCCGAGACAAGGAACGAGCGGAACAGGCGCTCCGTGACTCCGATATCGATCATATCATTTTCCGTCCCGGCTGGTTGAGGGGGGACCCTCCGAGTACTGAGGTCATCCTTGCGGAAGGTGGTGGAGCGATGACCGGATCAGTTCCACGAGTAGACGTCGCTCGACTCATGGTTGCCGCACTGGTATCCCCAGAGGCAACGAATCGGACGTTCGAAGTCGTTACTCGCGAGTCGATGAACCGCACGGATCCAGACAAGTTCGTCGATGTCGAGTGGAACGACCGATTCAAGACGGTGGTGCCGGCTTCGCATGAATAG
- a CDS encoding helix-turn-helix domain-containing protein translates to MKLTLKQTGDFQPSMNDPAAQLTDRQIEVVRKAVAAGYYEIPRRVTQRELADEIGVSQGTIGDHLRRIESKIIQSVIE, encoded by the coding sequence ATGAAATTGACTCTCAAACAGACTGGGGATTTCCAGCCATCGATGAACGACCCAGCAGCGCAGCTAACCGACCGTCAGATAGAGGTCGTACGGAAAGCAGTTGCTGCGGGATACTACGAGATACCACGGCGGGTCACACAGCGTGAATTGGCCGACGAGATTGGCGTGTCACAAGGGACCATTGGAGACCATCTCCGACGGATAGAATCAAAGATTATTCAGTCTGTGATCGAGTGA